One stretch of Daphnia pulicaria isolate SC F1-1A chromosome 8, SC_F0-13Bv2, whole genome shotgun sequence DNA includes these proteins:
- the LOC124310800 gene encoding serine/threonine-protein kinase ATR-like isoform X2, translated as MTSLAVKVEQSQKTTTMEIQEESSTSAHFSAVSDHRKMMALPALKILADLDHSEKSFVVLMSVMDRCCREPNNQGVFLGCGNNENDHSLAFAYTKWFLGRFAIIFTRNSYMKAFNPFIELNVKILNLFRDKEPAQFTAIVNEYANLLKELVGIVSKQSNEEVCNRSFKLHSFVLKEPVTLAADCLLKMDGLQLNSLLECSLLQNSITKIFALSADGILQYNHQLCDKLVCILLDQLNYGGVSSFKATLDCLGKIMIHNYPARVLEVFLSYAYRLVNLLMDKSNPLWLGISEDSYTEIEIALTDCLSRLSSLYGLNNVTNHQYLRLISFILLHQKFHQPSLLPNLLQSMLGSLQKFTCPETISLCRFTPDLWIKLLKHAKVAIPPLLIILQSEMTPGDCPMEVDEPPSAKRLKIDFLPPSTSSTLWEQIKNSWKEILNQQTASQSIEMTDAIALVRIAIVGVKLKLKWREMNSVLDEADFENLNGKICEILLTNEINSEDMDAWMDIICEYLVCCIPLTYVGIDKNVAIAWFALSSLPWLSAVSESCDLEAKWIQASRKFKSSFLKRQSNFASCFVKFPVAFFKPWAVDIGLKILDIEFLQADAEALIPSLPWIVRHSKSFRESITQCLTTILASGSREEIRELTKNGADLVCALSGKMNVVNNPEDGLSLRCTHNLENLATSLKVSIVPEDMALFFLEFVFDENDISLLHRVDLFRSVLYHSARTEALRLSITKKLHKVAQISVEKNLPSLQRAILTCATILVQFWKETVMADCFHILFKILLLSAYTSPVTCWTSSTVKDIASKLSTTPEMLFQRHATIVCDALLSNPDLEWRNNFLSLAPEIFMSSSQTISNVHQWLILLVPTLIPRLVVERTKALSPFFDEICSQMNKTQTELIVKYFSDIYVYILLNCDPDEQSTFTSYFERTTRQKVTQLRAPNFQSVHNDLLIQLHSQRERVLKALRIFADEDKSTGSSTSSSAVKIRGQVKSVESIGDYLRPRFLGILVHFDSVLLSKIISDKIKIEALSSLSDLLHVMGAENIIAVRLKVLATLRTALQLTDEPFPQLNASAWDAFVRILGVQELGPLVSQIAVSVLPLHSSCAEQIRAILYYIVVENAETLKEHLKDLHFLPELPGLEDIVYSLKKTCITNSSIPEQLSLLMRNISHEDFDVRMQSLTHLKSIVQKNFDKIQQLIMGTNDTSEAVLTRLISALLKGCSVREDELLLLYGKCFGYLGAVDPGRLTFSDQHHGDSTSYTVTLIDDDFTFHLLFLLARSFLAPRNSQTLSILSFTIQQILKIYNSDDDSSKLFETPLWNRLPEQLRVAFSPLTNSRYALKPSSESVPAPFPVYRSAIGKSYGNWLYNWTVELVRKVTHTLAQQIFSACLPTLRRDMNINRYLLPYVVITALWSSPGEESARIHEEIMAVLTDRGLQRSPRRMMKRYSSSASATDLSSQGSGPKDFADANLHQSSMQSIFYLLDHLKKWLKQKLNSYRSSKKDRSLTLDKEYRVVQELVDSIPNDLLARAAHQCQAYPRAILHLEAHLKANPIQLRDQLGFLQKLYVAMDEPDGVAGVCAIRDQEPSLEENITAYEATGRLQDAFSCYERISQREDCSLEFYQGMLRCLLNLDLPQGALTMANGLLQNCPDWRRNLDDYRSECCWRLGQWDMLEDVVKPYDLTSNNTAASVGWGVGIGQALLATKTNDLKKMENCLRSVRLKQMRVISAVNLERNSYPRAYENFVNLHILSEMESAVSLLDPSLISKENAFRVRFSELLTNWNQRLDGVQASVRYTEPVLNVRRVVLKLIGQQVEAKQPQLMEEIEAEIGKSWLVSARLARKAAHFQRAHILQLVAITSPCPPLAIYMEQAKLHWAKGEQDQAITVLKRGIEKRFPDLQALQMEAAKLQPNKLTTDILECLKAKLLLARYYDETSHADMNTVIKYYKEVTEISRTWEEGFFRLAGYYDALYTSSDGNKEQHLDMARYIITNLGRSMIYGSQFIYQAMPRMLSLWMELGTMEAENPKVFKIGNSKAKMTDVTKAIDSVQEKIPAYKFLTAFPQLISRICHPHLEVAALLKRIIAKTLVAHTQQCMWMMISVLKSSYSIRAKRCREIIDVVASSQTSLRSFFADATNLADRLVELANKPVEDGIMVLSVEKAFRSLPKLLSQPQFSKIMVPLQWMMTVTLPTTPGENLEHNPFPRDPVYIVGVEDTVEVMHSLQKPKKISIRGSDGKLYVFLCKPQDDLRKDFRLMEFNQLINRYLVRDPDSRKRNLHIRTYGVIPLNEDCGLIEWIPNLIGLRFAINRIYKERGCLMSNTELRKRTPHVRDTIVRKRELFEKEILPRYPPVFSEWFLSTFPDPQDWFSARLSYVRTTAVMSMVGFIVGLGDRHGENILFDAVCGDAVHVDFSCLFNKGLSFEWPEQVPFRLTHNMIEAMGATGIEGSFRKCCEVTLRVLRQEIDTLLSVLKPFVHDPLVEWSKKTVNKGRSDLPEIKNEQAMEHVENIKMRLQGQVNQLIAEATSMDNLCQMYIGWAAYM; from the exons ATGACATCTTTAGCAGTAAAAGTAGAACAAAGTCAAAAGACTACAACTATggaaattcaagaagaaagcTCAACAAGTGCTCACTTCAGTGCAGTTTCGGATCACCGGAAAATGATGGCCTTGCCtgctttaaaaattttagctGACCTAGATCATTCAGAAAAAAGCTTTGTCGTGTTGATGTCTGTCATGGACAGATGCTGCCGTGAACCAAATAATCAAGGTGTTTTTCTTGGATGTGGAAATAATGAAAACGATCACAGTTTAGCTTTTG CTTACACTAAATGGTTCCTTGGCAGATTCGCCATTATATTTACTCGGAATTCATACATGAAAGCTTTTAATCCATTTATTGAGCTGaatgttaaaattttgaatctattcagaGATAAAGAACCTGCCCAATTTACTGCTATTGTTAATGAATATGCCAACTTGTTGAAGGAATTGGTAGGAATTGTATCAAAACAATCCAATGAAGAAGTCTGCAATAGAAGCTTCAAGCTACACTCCTTCGTTCTCAAGGAACCAGTAACACTTGCAGCAGATTGCCTTTTAAAGATGGATGGCTTGCAACTAAATTCATTATTAGAATGCTCCCTTCTGCAAAATAGCATTACCAAG atttttgctTTGTCAGCTGATGGCATTTTGCAATATAACCATCAATTGTGTGACAAActtgtttgtattttattgGATCAACTAAATTATGGAGGAGTTAGTTCATTTAAAGCTACACTGGACTGCCTTGGGAAAATCATGATTCATAATTATCCAGCCAGA GTTCTTGAGGTTTTTCTAAGCTACGCATACCGCCTAGTAAACCTATTAATGGATAAAAGCAATCCACTGTGGCTTGGAATTAGTGAAGATAGCTACACAGAAATAGAAATCGCGCTAACTGACTGTCTCAGTCGCCTATCTAGTCTTTACGGCTTGAACAATGTAACTAATCACCAATACCTGAGGCTGAtcagttttattttacttcATCAAAAATTCCACCAACCTT CTTTACTTCCCAATCTTTTACAAAGTATGCTGGGCTCACTTCAGAAATTTACATGCCCGGAAACAATTTCTCTTTGTAGATTCACACCTGATTTATGGATCAAGCTGCTAAAGCATGCTAAA GTTGCCATTCCACCCTTACTTATCATCTTGCAGAGTGAGATGACGCCTGGAGACTGTCCCATGGAAGTTGATGAGCCACCATCTGCTAAGAgactaaaaattgattttcttccgcCATCGACTTCTTCTACTTTATgggaacaaattaaaaatagctGGAAAGAAATATTGAATCAACAAACGGCAAGTCAATCAATTGAGATGACCGACGCTATTGCTTTGGTTAGGATCGCAATCGTTGGAGTCAAACTGAAACTGAAATGGCGCGAAATGAACTCGGTCTTGGATGAAGCCGACTTCGAAAACTTAAACggaaaaatttgtgaaattcTTTTAACCAATGAAATCAACAGTGAAGATATGGACGCTTGGATGGATATAATTTGCGAGTATTTGGTCTGCTGTATCCCACTCACTTACGTCGGAATCGATAAGAACGTCGCTATAGCGTGGTTTGCCCTATCGTCTCTTCCTTGGCTCTCGGCAGTCTCTGAATCATGTGACCTGGAAGCCAAATGGATACAGGCCAGTCGAAAATTCAAGTCTTCTTTTCTAAAGCGCCAGAGCAATTTCGCCAGCTGCTTTGTGAAATTCCCCGTCGCCTTTTTTAAACCTTGGGCCGTTGACATTGGCTTGAAGATTTTGGACATCGAGTTTCTTCAAGCTGACGCTGAGGCACTCATCCCTTCTCTTCCATGGATCGTCCGCCATAGCAAGTCGTTCCGCGAATCAATAACACAATGCTTAACCACCATTTTGGCTTCTGGTTCTAGAGAAGAGATAAGGGAGTTAACAAAAAATGGAGCAGACCTTGTCTGTGCTCTATCAGGCAAGATGAATGTTGTTAATAATCCAGAAGATGGACTGAGTTTACGGTGCACTCACAATCTCGAAAATCTTGCTACATCATTAAAAGTAAGCATCGTTCCTGAAGATATGGCGCTCTTCTTCCTTGAGTTTGTCTTTGATGAAAATGATATTTCGCTACTCCACCGCGTGGATCTTTTTCGATCGGTTCTTTATCATTCTGCTCGAACCGAAGCCCTTCGTTTATCAATCACCAAGAAACTGCACAAAGTGGCGCAAATTTcggttgaaaaaaatttaccatctCTTCAACGAGCCATCTTAACGTGCGCAACCATTTTGGTACAGTTTTGGAAGGAAACTGTCATGGCAGACTGCTTTCACATCCTCTTCAAGATATTGTTGCTGTCTGCCTATACATCCCCTGTAACGTGCTGGACTTCATCGACGGTTAAGGATATTGCTTCGAAACTCAGTACTACTCCCGAAATGCTCTTTCAGCGTCACGCCACCATCGTTTGTGATGCGTTGCTGAGCAATCCTGATTTGGAATGGCGGAATAACTTCCTCTCTTTGGCTCCAGAAATTTTCATGAGCTCATCGCAAACTATCTCGAATGTCCATCAATGGCTCATTCTTTTGGTACCCACCTTGATCCCACGGCTGGTTGTAGAACGTACAAAGGCCCTCAGTCCGTTCTTTGATGAGATTTGCAGTCAAATGAACAAAACTCAAACGGAATTGattgttaaatatttttctgataTTTACGTCTATATTTTGCTCAATTGCGATCCCGACGAGCAGAGTACTTTTACGTCCTATTTCGAGCGAACAACCAGACAGAAAGTGACACAACTGCGAGCACCAAATTTCCAATCAGTTCATAACGATTTGCTCATCCAGTTGCATTCCCAGCGCGAACGTGTTTTGAAAGCCCTCAGAATCTTTGCTGACGAAGATAAATCAACAGGCTCATCTACGTCGAGTTCTGCCGTCAAGATCCGTGGCCAAGTCAAAAGTGTGGAAAGTATAGGTGACTATCTGCGTCCTCGCTTTTTGGGAATTCTAGTTCATTTCGACAGTGTCCTTCTCTCCAAGATCATCTCAGACAAGATCAAGATTGAAGCCTTGTCCTCTCTCTCCGATTTACTCCATGTAATGGGAGCCGAAAATATAATTGCTGTCCGTCTAAAAGTGTTGGCTACGTTGAGAACAGCTTTACAATTGACTGACGAACCGTTTCCTCAGTTGAACGCTTCGGCGTGGGACGCTTTTGTGAGGATACTTGGCGTTCAAGAGTTGGGACCATTAGTGAGTCAAATCGCAGTCAGTGTCCTTCCTCTCCATTCATCATGTGCGGAGCAGATCCGTGCAATCCTCTACTACATCGTCGTAGAAAATGCAGAAACTCTGAAAGAACACCTCAAagatcttcattttcttcctgaACTCCcgg GCCTCGAAGATATTGTCTATTCATTGAAAAAGACTTGCATCACTAACAGCAGTATTCCAGAACAGCTGTCTTTACTGATGCGCAACATATCACATGAAGATTTTGACGTCCGGATGCAGTCACTGACGCATTTGAAGTCGATTGTTCAGAAGAATTTTGACAAAATCCAACAGCTCATTATGGGCACTAACGACACTTCAGAGGCCGTCTTGACGCGTCTCATTTCCGCACTTTTGAAAGGCTGCTCAGTTCGAGAAGATGAATTGCTGTTGCTGTATGGCAAATGTTTCGGTTACTTGGGAGCTGTTGATCCGGGGCGATTAACTTTCAGTGACCAACATCATGGCGATTCTACCAGTTACACCGTGACCCTCATCGACGATGATTTCacctttcatcttctttttttactggCTCGTTCATTCTTAGCGCCACGTAACTCACAGACGCTATCCATTCTCTCCTTCACTATACAGCAAATCTTGAAGATCTACAATTCTGATGATGATTCGTCGAAACTATTTGAAACCCCACTGTGGAATCGACTCCCTGAACAACTCCGAGTGGCATTTTCTCCTTTGACAAATTCGCGTTATGCTTTGAAACCTTCGTCGGAATCCGTCCCAGCTCCGTTCCCTGTTTATCGATCTGCGATTGGGAAAAGCTACGGAAATTGGCTGTACAATTGGACAGTCGAGTTGGTTAGAAAAGTAACCCACACTCTTGCACAGCAAATTTTCAGTGCCTGCTTGCCGACTCTACGCCGGGACATGAACATCAATCGTTATCTTTTGCCGTACGTCGTCATTACTGCACTATGGAGCAGTCCGGGAGAGGAAAGCGCCcgtattcacgaagaaattaTGGCTGTGTTGACAGATCGTGGATTACAAAGAAGCCCTCGGAGAATGATGAAACGGTATTCGTCTAGTGCCAGCGCAACGGATTTATCTAGTCAAGGATCAGGTCCTAAAGATTTCGCCGATGCCAATCTCCATCAATCCAGCATGCAAAGCATCTTTTATTTGCTGGATCATTTAAAGAAATGGTTGAAACAGAAGCTGAATAGTTATCGTTCTTCCAAAAAGGATCGTTCTCTTACACTTGATAAAGAATACAGAGTAGTTCAGGAACTCGTAGATAGCATCCCGAATGATTTACTCGCCCGTGCAGCTCATCAATGCCAAGCCTACCCTCGTGCCATTCTTCATTTGGAGGCGCACTTAAAAGCCAATCCTATTCAATTGCGGGATCAGTTGGGATTCCTTCAAAAACTTTACGTTGCCATGGACGAACCAGACGGAGTTGCAGGAGTTTGTGCTATCCGAGATCAAGAACCCAGCCTTGAAGAAAACATTACCGCTTATGAAGCGACCGGCCGTTTACAAGATGCGTTTTCTTGCTATGAACGTATCAGTCAGAGAGAAGATTGCTCTTTAGAATTTTATCAG GGAATGCTGCGATGCTTATTAAATTTGGATCTCCCCCAAGGAGCATTGActatggccaatggattgttGCAGAATTGTCCCGACTGGCGCCGAAATTTGGATGATTACCGTTCAGAGTGTTGCTGGCGTTTGGGGCAGTGGGATATGCTGGAAGACGTTGTCAAGCCTTACGATTTAACATCGAACAATACTGCCGCCTCCGTCGGTTGGGGCGTTGGAATTGGTCAAGCTCTTTTGGCAACAAAGACGAACGatcttaaaaaaatggaaaattgtcTACGATCAGTGCGGTTGAAGCAGATGCGAGTGATTAGTGCCGTCAACCTAGAACGTAACTCGTACCCAAGGGCTTACGAAAACTTTGTTAATCTCCACATCTTATCCGAAATGGAATCCGCAGTGTCATTACTCGATCCTTCgttaatttcaaaagaaaacgcATTTCGAGTACGTTTTAGCGAACTCTTGACTAATTGGAATCAGCGACTGGATGGAGTTCAAGCGTCAGTGCGTTATACGGAACCTGTTCTGAACGTTCGCCGAGTTGTTTTAAAGCTTATAGGTCAGCAAGTGGAGGCTAAACAACCTCAACTGATGGAAGAAATCGAAGCCGAAATCGGGAAAAGTTGGCTGGTGAGTGCTCGTTTGGCTCGAAAGGCCGCTCATTTCCAACGAGCACACATCTTGCAACTGGTTGCTATAACAAGCCCTTGCCCACCCTTGGCCATCTACATGGAACAAGCCAAGCTGCATTGGGCTAAAGGCGAACAGGACCAGGCCATCACCGTACTGAAACGAGGAATTGAAAAACGTTTCCCCGACTTGCAGGCATTGCAGATGGAAGCTGCTAAACTCCAACCTAATAAATTGACCACCGACATTCTTGAGTGCTTGAAAGCCAAACTTTTACTTGCTCGTTACTATGACGAGACTAGCCATGCAGACATGAACACCGTTATCAAGTACTACAAGGAAGTGACGGAAATAAGCAGAACGTGGGAAGAAGGTTTTTTCCGGTTGGCTGGTTATTACGATGCTCTCTACACAAGTTCTGACGGAAACAAAGAACAACATCTTGATATGGCGCGTTACATTATCACCAATTTGGGTCGCTCAATGATATACGGAAGCCAATTCATCTATCAGGCGATGCCACGAATGCTTTCCCTTTGGATGGAATTAGGAACCATGGAAGCTGAGAATCCCAAAGTCTTCAAGATCGGCAACTCCAAGGCTAAGATGACCGACGTAACAAAGGCTATTGACAGCGTACAAGAGAAGATCCCTGCGTACAAATTCTTAACGGCATTTCCCCAGTTGATTTCACGAATTTGTCATCCGCATCTAGAGGTGGCTGCTCTCCTGAAGCGAATAATCGCTAAAACACTTGTAGCTCACACGCAGCAATGTATGTGGATGATGATTTCGGTGTTAAAATCATCGTACAGTATCAGGGCCAAGCGTTGCCGAGAGATCATTGATGTAGTGGCTTCTAGCCAAACCAGTTTAAGGAGCTTCTTCGCAGATGCTACCAATCTGGCTGATAGACTCGTCGAATTGGCCAACAAACCTGTCGAGGACGGCATCATGGTATTGTCTGTGGAAAAAGCATTCAGATCTCTTCCTAAACTACTCAGTCAACCACAATTCAGTAAAATCATGGTTCCGTTGCAGTGGATGATGACGGTAACATTGCCCACAACCCCTGGAGAAAACCTGGAACACAATCCTTTTCCTAGAGATCCTGTCTACATTGTTGGTGTGGAAGATACTGTCGAGGTGATGCACTCGTTACAAAAGCCGAAGAAAATATCCATCCGTGGATCCGATGGGAAATTATACGTTTTCCTCTGTAAACCACAGGACGATTTACGGAAAGATTTTAg ATTAATGGAATTCAACCAACTAATAAATCGGTACTTGGTACGAGATCCCGATTCACGCAAGCGCAATTTGCATATCCGGACTTACGGAGTAATTCCTTTAAATGAAGATTGTGGTCTCATTGAATGGATTCCAAATCTGATTGGTTTAAGATTTGCTATCAACCGGATTTACAAGGAAAGGGGTTGTCTGATGAGCAATACTGAGTTAAGAAAGAGAACACCTCATGTTCGAGATACAATTGTTCGGAAGAGAGAACTATTTGAGAAAG AAATCCTGCCACGGTATCCTCCCGTGTTTAGCGAATGGTTCCTGAGTACGTTTCCAGATCCACAAGATTGGTTTTCTGCCAGGCTGAGTTATGTTCGAACTACGGCCGTCATGTCCATGGTGGGATTTATCGTTGGGTTAGGTGACCGACACGGTGAAAACATTCTTTTTGATGCAGTTTGTGGCGATGCAGTCCACGTGGATTTTAGTTGCTTATTTAACAAAG GTCTTTCATTTGAATGGCCCGAGCAAGTTCCTTTCCGTCTTACTCATAATATGATAGAAGCCATGGGAGCTACTGGAATTGAAGGGTCATTCAGGAAGTGCTGCGAAGTGACGCTACGTGTACTAAGACAAGAGATTGACACTCTCCTTAGTGTGCTGAAGCCGTTTGTTCATGATCCACTTGTAGAatggtcaaagaaaacagtgAACAAAGGTCGTTCTGATCTTCCTGAGATAAAAAACGAACAG gcCATGGAACACGTCGAGAACATTAAAATGAGATTACAAG GACAAGTAAATCAGCTGATTGCGGAAGCTACCAGTATGGACAATTTATGCCAAAT GTATATCGGATGGGCAGCCTACATGTGA